In the genome of Zobellia nedashkovskayae, the window AAAATAATTGCGTGATTTGTATTTTGATTTTTTTCTGCGTTTGCCGGAAATTTTTGGGCAATAGTATCCTGCAGTTTTCGCGTTTGCGAAGACTGAGAAAACAGTTGTTGAATTGAAGATTGCGTCAACCGTTAGTTTTTTAAGAACTCAAACAAAGTCAGCTTTACTGGCTCGTCCAAGATGATAATACATTGACCTGAAAATTAAACAAGTCTCTAAATTTTTAAGAATGTAAAGGTAGCGAACTCCCTTTAAGTTTTCGTACCCAATGAATTGCTTTTTGCGCGATATTAAATATTGAAAAGCAAGTTTGTTTTGTTGCGTTAATAATTGAATGGGAAGGACTCATCTTATTCGCTTAAAAAGAGGAGATTCAATCTTTTAAATAATAGTGCCCAGATTAAAAATAATATCCAATATGAAAGAGCAAAAATATGATGTATTTGTTATAGGAAGTGGGGTTGCTGGGCAAGCCGTAGCAGAAGCCTGTGTAGAGTCTGGACTTAAAGTTGCTATTGCTGATAAGCGAGAATATGGCGGTACCTGCTCTAATAGGGGGTGTGATCCTAAGAAAATATTGTTGGGTGCAACAGAACTTATAGAGGCAAGTAAAAATCTTGAAGGCAAGGGAATTCAGAATGTTCCTAAACTCAATTGGAAGAAGTTGATGAAATTTAAAGAAAGTTTTACTCGAACTATTCCGAAGTCTACGGAGAAAAAATTAGAGGACTTAGGAATTGACATGTATCATCAATCTCCAAAATTCATAAACGAGAATACCCTTTCCGTAGAAGGGAAGACCATTCAGGCAGATAAAATTGTAATCGCCACAGGATATGAGCCACGCGAATTGAATTTTAAAGGAAGCAAGCATTTAAAAACTAGCGATGATTTTTTAAGTCAGAAAAAGCTGCCCGAAAAAATCACTTTTATTGGAGGTGGTTACGTGGGAATGGAATTTGCACATATTGCTTCTAGAGCAGGAGCTCAAGTAACTATAATAGATTCCGGCAAGAGAATTCTAAAGGCTTTTGATACTGATTTAGCCAAGGAACTGACTACGTATTCGAAAGACTTAGGGATCGAATTTATTTTTAACGCACAAATTACGGGATTAAAGAAAGGGACTAAAAACCTGAAAGTATCCTTTGAGAAAAAAGGGAAGATAGAGACCTTAAAAACAAAAGCTGTTTTTAATACGGCAGGGCGGGTTCCCGCAATTTTAAAATTACAGCTAGAAAAAGGAAATGTAACTTTTAATGAGAATGGAATTGAGACAAATGATTATTTGCAAAGCACGAGTAATGCAAATGTCTATGCCTGTGGTGATGTCTCCGACAAAGGGTTACCGTTAACACCGCTCTCCGGTAAAGAGGGAAATGTAGTGGCTACCAATATTATAGAAGGAAACAAGAAAAAGCTAGAGATTCCAGTTACTCCATCAGTGGTATTTACACTGCCAAACTTAGCGTCAGTAGGGTATTCGGAGGAGGAAGCTAAAAGCAGGTACAAGAGTGTAGTAGTTAATTATGAATCGGCTTCCAATTGGTTTAATGCCAAACGAATTAATGCACCTGTATATGCTTATAAACTTTTACTTAACGAACGTACAAAGACAATTGTAGGAGCGCATTTGGTAGGTCCTGACGCCGGCGAGACGATTAATTTGTTTGCTCTGGCTATAAATCAAGGAATGACCGTTAAACAAATAAAGCAGACCATTTTCACCTATCCATCATGGGCTAACGATATTAAATCTATGGTGTAAAGTAAACCTGTTTACTTAATGATTTTGTAATCGCTCTTTCAGCTTTTGAGCGGGACCGGTTTCTTTGTTTCTAATAGCATGTGTCATTGAAGAAACGAATAGGATTATAGCAGCAACAAGAGCAGAATATGCAACTAATTCATAACTGTCTTTGTGTCTTATAAATATAGCAACAAAGGCCCACGCGGCAACAAGTGCAAACTCACGCATATTACGTTGCCAGGTAATGCTCAGGTTAATAATCGTGGCAACAATTACCATAATAATGGTCCACGTTACTTCAGAGAGTGGTGCGCCTTCCCAACCTAATTTGGTAAGATATGCCGAAACATTAGCAATGGTTGCCACTGCAATCCAGCCGCTATATAAACAAATAGGCCACCATACTAGGCCAATAACCTCAATGGGAGCATCCCATCTTTCCATGTTGGTGTTCAAAATTATTTTTATAAGCGAAAAAAGAATACCCAGCATAATCAATACTGATATTCCAGTGTAATCAAATACAAATGCCAAAACCCAAGCGGCATTTAGAATGTTGGCGATAAAAAACCAATATCCGGTTTGAGAAATAAAGTTGCTTTCTTTTTTACCGAAGAAGGCTCTTTTTACTTGAAAGATAGCATATCCTAGAAGACCTAAGAAAATGATGCCCCAAATAGAAAAAGCATACGGAGCTGGAGTAAAAAGGTTGTCATATTTACGGCTTATTTCACCTATGGTAGTGTCGTTTAGCCGGTACATTTGCGAGATGTAATTGACACCAATAACGAACAGTACAGAAAACAAGTTGAGTAAAGCTAGTCTCTTTTTCATGATTGAAAATTTTTATAAAACTACGGCAAGAATAATCCTTAGATTAGCCTTAACTAATAAAAAATGGACTGGTTTAAAAACGCTTTTTCCGGCGGGATTCTGTAAATTGTACTTGAAAAACTTCATCTTCGGTCAGAGCGTAAACTTCATTATCTGCTTGTGGTTTCAAAACATGAGTTCCCGTAAAGGTTCCAAAAGCAGGCAATATCATCTGATGCTCTGATTTAAAAAAACAAGATAATCGCACAGATTGGCGTCCCATACCTTGCAAACGAACCGCGGGGTGAATATGACCGGAAAAATTGAAAAAACCTTCACGTTCTACAGGGTGATGCGTCAACAAAAAACCGTCTAGCTGTATTTCAGAAACAACCCGTATTCCTAAATTTTCATATTTCAGTGGTGAAATGATATCGTGGTTACCGGCAACCAAGATAATTTCCGAAATAACAGTGCTTAACCATTTTTCAAATAATACCCATTCTTTGTTCAGTGAAGAATGAAATAGGTCTCCCATAAAAACTATTATTTCTGGCTGAAAGAAATGAATAGCCTCATCCATAGTGTCAAAATTCTTTAGTACTGCGGCTTGAGGTACCGCTGCTCCAAATTTGCGAAAGTGAGATATCTTTCCTAGGTGCACGTCACTAATCAGTAGCATTGATTTTTCCTTCCAAAAAAGAACTCCGGACGGATGCATAATAAAATGTTGATGACGTATTTTTAAAGGTTGCACCATGACGGATAAAGATAATAAATCAAGAAATGAATCGTTTTGTTAAAAATCATAATAAAAAACCCAAATTTTTGATCTTATGAAAAAAGTATTTATTTTATTTAGTGCGCTAACCCTTGGTTTCTTTACATCTTGTAGTGATGATGATAGTGAAGATAGTCCAGAAAATTCTTTAATGGGCTCTTGGCAACTTACGGCTGAGTTTGATAATGATGTGGCTTATGAGCTTGATAATTGTGATTTAGAAGAAACACTTGTTTTTAAATCTGATGGAATCTATGATTTTATAGATTACGATCCAGTTGAAGGAAATGAAAACGAATGTGCCATAGATGAAGATGGTTTAGAGTCAGGCGAATGGTCACTACCTTCTTCTGGTAAAATATTGATTGTTACCGATAGTGATGAGACTGTACTTGAATATTCAATTTCAGGAAATGAACTTACTATTACATCTATAGACGAATATGAAGGAGAAACGGATGTTTACAAATATGTTTACACTAAGAAATAGTCTGTAAAATTAGGCTTAGCTCAATTACCTAGATATTTGAAACCTGTTAGAACTTTTATGTTTTAGCAGGTTTTTTTATTTCTTCATCAATAGTGCTGACATACGCTTGATGCGGTCAGCTAATTTTTCACTAGATAGTTTCTCGCGACTCATGCGGTCAGTAATTAATGGAAAAGCAAATGGAGTTGCTTTTTCGCATGATTTCCATACGATTTCTTGCTCGGCAATACGTTCTAAGGAAAGTCGCAAACGTCCTTCTTCTAGTTGATGTTGAAAGGTTTCGGTAAAGGCTTGTTGAAAGAGTAAGTTTTCAGGTTCATAATCCCTGAAAACTTCAAAAAGTAATTGGGAGTTGCTTTGCAAATGTTTCATTTTAACGCCCTTGTTTGGATAGCCTGTAAATACCATACCACTGATAATAGCAATATCTCGAAATTTGCGACGTGCCATTTCTGTGGCGTTTAGGCTTTTTTGTAAATCGTCTAGTAAATACTCGGCTGTAAATAAATCATTGTCTAGGACTTGTTGAATATCTATCTGTTGGTCAGAAAGCAACTCAAAACCATAGTCGTTAAATGCCAATGAAAAAGTGATAGGAGATAGCAAACTGATGCGGTATCCTAAAAGACTGCCCATAGCCTCGTGAA includes:
- a CDS encoding lipocalin-like domain-containing protein, with product MKKVFILFSALTLGFFTSCSDDDSEDSPENSLMGSWQLTAEFDNDVAYELDNCDLEETLVFKSDGIYDFIDYDPVEGNENECAIDEDGLESGEWSLPSSGKILIVTDSDETVLEYSISGNELTITSIDEYEGETDVYKYVYTKK
- a CDS encoding tryptophan-rich sensory protein — its product is MKKRLALLNLFSVLFVIGVNYISQMYRLNDTTIGEISRKYDNLFTPAPYAFSIWGIIFLGLLGYAIFQVKRAFFGKKESNFISQTGYWFFIANILNAAWVLAFVFDYTGISVLIMLGILFSLIKIILNTNMERWDAPIEVIGLVWWPICLYSGWIAVATIANVSAYLTKLGWEGAPLSEVTWTIIMVIVATIINLSITWQRNMREFALVAAWAFVAIFIRHKDSYELVAYSALVAAIILFVSSMTHAIRNKETGPAQKLKERLQNH
- a CDS encoding dihydrolipoyl dehydrogenase family protein — translated: MKEQKYDVFVIGSGVAGQAVAEACVESGLKVAIADKREYGGTCSNRGCDPKKILLGATELIEASKNLEGKGIQNVPKLNWKKLMKFKESFTRTIPKSTEKKLEDLGIDMYHQSPKFINENTLSVEGKTIQADKIVIATGYEPRELNFKGSKHLKTSDDFLSQKKLPEKITFIGGGYVGMEFAHIASRAGAQVTIIDSGKRILKAFDTDLAKELTTYSKDLGIEFIFNAQITGLKKGTKNLKVSFEKKGKIETLKTKAVFNTAGRVPAILKLQLEKGNVTFNENGIETNDYLQSTSNANVYACGDVSDKGLPLTPLSGKEGNVVATNIIEGNKKKLEIPVTPSVVFTLPNLASVGYSEEEAKSRYKSVVVNYESASNWFNAKRINAPVYAYKLLLNERTKTIVGAHLVGPDAGETINLFALAINQGMTVKQIKQTIFTYPSWANDIKSMV
- the pdeM gene encoding ligase-associated DNA damage response endonuclease PdeM, which produces MVQPLKIRHQHFIMHPSGVLFWKEKSMLLISDVHLGKISHFRKFGAAVPQAAVLKNFDTMDEAIHFFQPEIIVFMGDLFHSSLNKEWVLFEKWLSTVISEIILVAGNHDIISPLKYENLGIRVVSEIQLDGFLLTHHPVEREGFFNFSGHIHPAVRLQGMGRQSVRLSCFFKSEHQMILPAFGTFTGTHVLKPQADNEVYALTEDEVFQVQFTESRRKKRF